The Hymenobacter sp. 5317J-9 genome has a window encoding:
- a CDS encoding SMR family transporter, with protein sequence MEVCWTYSLKALSMQRIKEIAWAHSLGQPALLLPVLPLLAYVGFGLANVWFLSLAMRDIPTATAYSAWMALAVVGIKLVDTLYLKQPFSWLSVLYTSLIIIGVLGLRRLD encoded by the coding sequence ATGGAGGTTTGCTGGACGTATAGCCTCAAGGCGCTGAGCATGCAGCGCATCAAGGAAATAGCCTGGGCGCACAGCTTGGGGCAGCCGGCGCTGCTGCTGCCGGTGCTGCCGCTGCTGGCTTATGTGGGCTTCGGGCTGGCCAACGTGTGGTTTTTGTCGCTGGCCATGCGCGACATTCCCACCGCCACCGCCTACTCGGCCTGGATGGCGCTGGCCGTGGTGGGCATCAAGCTGGTCGATACGCTTTACCTCAAGCAGCCGTTTTCGTGGCTGAGCGTGCTCTACACCAGCCTGATTATCATCGGCGTGCTCGGCCTGCGCCGGCTGGACTAG
- a CDS encoding transketolase C-terminal domain-containing protein, whose amino-acid sequence MNYEELIKQTALADERIVVMTAENRALIRNLPAVLGPRFIDTGITEQTLIGAAAGLALRGRVPVVHALATFLTLRAFEFIRTDVGIGQLPVKLSGFVPGFLSDGNGPTHQAIEDVSLMRGIPGMTVFAPADEADMLAMLPAIWASPQPAYLRVNTRPGTYQHAPFEMGKAEIVAEGTDITILTYGMLFEQTLVARELLQAQGKSVGLINLRSLKPIDEAALLDVVRRGSLIVTVEDHFITGGLYSILAEILLRNQLTARVLPLALEERWYRPGRLSAVLEHEGFTGHHIARRITEHLGESGATIAPGPTVLENEFAE is encoded by the coding sequence ATGAACTACGAAGAACTAATCAAGCAAACCGCCCTCGCAGATGAGCGTATCGTGGTGATGACGGCCGAAAACCGCGCCCTCATCCGCAACCTGCCCGCCGTGCTCGGCCCGCGCTTCATCGATACCGGCATCACGGAGCAGACGCTCATCGGGGCTGCCGCCGGGCTGGCCCTGCGCGGGCGCGTGCCGGTGGTGCACGCGCTGGCGACCTTCCTCACACTGCGGGCTTTCGAGTTTATCCGCACCGATGTGGGCATCGGCCAGCTGCCGGTGAAGCTCAGCGGCTTCGTGCCCGGCTTCCTCTCTGACGGCAACGGCCCCACCCACCAGGCCATCGAGGACGTGAGCCTGATGCGCGGCATCCCCGGCATGACGGTTTTCGCGCCCGCCGACGAGGCCGATATGCTGGCCATGTTGCCCGCCATCTGGGCCTCGCCCCAGCCCGCCTACCTGCGCGTGAACACCCGCCCCGGCACCTACCAGCACGCCCCGTTCGAGATGGGCAAAGCCGAAATCGTAGCCGAAGGCACCGACATCACCATCCTCACCTACGGCATGCTGTTCGAGCAGACGCTGGTGGCCCGCGAGCTGCTGCAAGCTCAGGGCAAGTCAGTGGGCCTCATCAACCTGCGCAGCCTCAAGCCGATTGACGAGGCGGCCCTGCTGGACGTGGTGCGCCGCGGCTCGCTCATCGTGACGGTAGAGGACCATTTCATCACAGGCGGCCTCTACTCGATTCTGGCCGAAATACTGCTGCGCAATCAGCTCACGGCCCGCGTGTTGCCGTTGGCCTTGGAGGAGCGCTGGTACCGCCCCGGCCGCCTGAGCGCGGTGCTGGAGCACGAGGGCTTCACCGGCCACCACATCGCGCGCCGCATCACGGAGCACTTGGGCGAGTCGGGCGCGACCATTGCGCCGGGCCCGACCGTGCTCGAAAACGAGTTCGCGGAGTAA
- a CDS encoding GDSL-type esterase/lipase family protein, which yields MSIPVRLWPAFLLGAALLLPAAARAQQPTAPDAAKKAADEAYARQQDYLLRNDWAYLQRYAAANQRLPAPKPGVPRVVIIGNSITEGWVKADSAFFGGKPYEYVGRGISGQTSGKTLVRFRADVVNLLPAVVVILIGTNDVAENSGPYNPETTLNNLMSMVELAQAHGIRVVLGSVMPAIDFWWRKGLQPAPKIMALNQRIKAYADQHKLVYLDFHSAMADENQGLKKVYGEDGVHPNLTGYRVMEPLLNQAVAAALKKK from the coding sequence ATGTCCATTCCTGTCCGCCTGTGGCCCGCCTTTCTGCTGGGGGCTGCCCTGCTGCTGCCCGCCGCGGCCCGTGCGCAGCAGCCCACCGCTCCCGACGCAGCCAAAAAAGCTGCCGATGAGGCCTACGCCCGCCAGCAGGACTACCTGCTGCGCAACGACTGGGCCTACCTGCAGCGCTACGCCGCGGCCAACCAGCGCCTGCCCGCCCCCAAGCCCGGCGTGCCCCGCGTGGTCATCATCGGCAATTCCATTACCGAAGGGTGGGTGAAGGCCGACTCGGCTTTCTTCGGCGGCAAGCCCTACGAGTATGTGGGGCGCGGCATCAGCGGGCAAACCTCGGGCAAGACCCTAGTGCGTTTCCGGGCCGATGTGGTGAACCTGCTTCCGGCCGTGGTAGTCATCCTAATCGGCACCAACGACGTGGCCGAAAACAGCGGCCCCTACAACCCCGAAACCACCCTCAACAACCTCATGAGCATGGTCGAGCTGGCCCAGGCCCACGGCATCCGGGTGGTGCTGGGCTCGGTGATGCCGGCAATTGATTTCTGGTGGCGCAAGGGCCTGCAGCCAGCCCCGAAAATCATGGCCCTCAACCAGCGCATCAAAGCCTACGCCGACCAGCACAAGCTCGTGTACCTGGACTTCCACTCCGCTATGGCCGACGAAAACCAGGGCCTGAAAAAGGTGTATGGCGAAGACGGCGTGCACCCCAACCTCACCGGCTACCGGGTAATGGAACCCCTCCTCAACCAGGCCGTGGCCGCCGCGCTGAAAAAGAAATAG
- a CDS encoding sterol desaturase family protein, with protein MHHVELITTAILLIWVAIVIMLERVIPYRKGLPFFREGFWTDLVLYTFVQSYVLKIVIFDYIIQPLDQHFGFSKLHFVTGWPIWVQVLFFVVTHDFYIYWFHRFQHSSPLFWRTHEAHHSGKQVDWLAGSRSHALEIIINQTIEFAPIILLGADPMVVPIKACIDAVWGIWIHCNIDVRSGRLQYFINGPEMHLWHHADHEEVFYANFSTKFAFWDWMFGTAYLPDGRKPQKWGLPYVFPKDYFSQHVFSVARFDEEALAKRSRLFRAYHGIRGRLLARLTNRVPALKPLHGWPVPEPYAETIPAQRPGGNFGQPPAPAAASHTPTAAASSR; from the coding sequence ATGCATCACGTCGAACTCATCACCACGGCCATTTTGCTGATTTGGGTGGCCATCGTGATTATGCTGGAGCGCGTTATCCCCTACCGCAAGGGCCTGCCGTTTTTCCGCGAGGGTTTCTGGACGGACCTCGTGCTCTACACCTTCGTGCAGAGCTACGTGCTGAAGATTGTCATTTTCGACTACATCATTCAGCCGCTCGACCAGCACTTTGGGTTCTCGAAGCTGCATTTCGTGACCGGTTGGCCCATTTGGGTGCAAGTGCTGTTTTTCGTGGTGACGCACGATTTTTACATCTACTGGTTTCACCGGTTTCAGCACAGCAGCCCGCTGTTCTGGCGCACCCACGAGGCGCACCACTCGGGCAAACAGGTGGACTGGCTGGCCGGCTCCCGCTCGCACGCGCTGGAAATCATCATCAACCAAACCATTGAGTTTGCGCCCATCATCCTGCTCGGGGCCGACCCCATGGTGGTGCCCATCAAGGCCTGTATTGATGCCGTGTGGGGCATCTGGATTCACTGCAACATCGACGTGCGCTCGGGCCGCCTGCAATATTTCATCAACGGCCCCGAAATGCACCTCTGGCACCATGCCGACCACGAGGAGGTGTTTTATGCCAACTTTTCGACCAAATTTGCTTTCTGGGACTGGATGTTCGGCACTGCCTACTTGCCCGACGGCCGCAAGCCGCAGAAATGGGGCCTGCCCTACGTTTTTCCCAAAGACTACTTCAGCCAGCACGTCTTCTCCGTGGCCCGGTTTGATGAGGAAGCTTTAGCCAAACGCTCCCGGCTGTTCCGCGCTTACCACGGCATTCGGGGGCGGTTGCTCGCCCGCCTCACCAACCGCGTGCCCGCCCTCAAGCCGCTGCACGGCTGGCCCGTGCCCGAGCCCTACGCCGAAACCATTCCGGCGCAGCGTCCGGGCGGTAATTTCGGCCAGCCGCCAGCTCCGGCTGCTGCTTCTCACACGCCCACCGCTGCCGCTTCGTCCCGTTGA
- a CDS encoding sce7726 family protein translates to MNDPEIRALLFPMLVGGVHISELPTGTTRADVVHITEHFMHGYEVKGDGDTLQRVANQLRCYGEVYDFVTFIVTEKHLARLLPLLPEWVGVQVAGPEGLRVHRAACYNATVAPAPLSKLILLEEVKQFLLARGLAGASTLRGADIARFLRTTNLVPLSALAQHVRERLMARLPERLLMRAERKAERERLPPRRKPKRKAKAKPRKPAARKKASAA, encoded by the coding sequence ATGAATGACCCCGAAATCCGCGCTCTGCTCTTTCCAATGCTCGTGGGCGGCGTGCACATCAGCGAATTGCCCACCGGCACCACCCGGGCCGACGTGGTGCACATCACCGAGCACTTCATGCACGGCTACGAAGTGAAGGGCGACGGCGACACCCTGCAGCGCGTGGCCAACCAGCTGCGCTGCTACGGCGAGGTGTACGACTTCGTCACCTTCATCGTCACCGAAAAGCACCTGGCCAGGCTGCTGCCGCTGCTGCCGGAGTGGGTGGGCGTGCAGGTGGCCGGCCCCGAAGGCTTGCGCGTGCACCGCGCCGCCTGCTACAATGCCACGGTGGCCCCGGCCCCGCTTTCCAAGCTGATTTTGCTGGAGGAAGTGAAGCAGTTTCTGCTGGCGCGGGGCCTGGCCGGGGCCAGCACCCTGCGCGGGGCCGACATCGCCCGGTTTCTGCGCACCACCAATCTGGTGCCGCTCTCGGCGCTGGCCCAGCACGTGCGCGAGCGCCTCATGGCCCGGCTGCCCGAGCGCCTGCTCATGCGCGCCGAGCGCAAGGCCGAGCGCGAGCGCCTGCCCCCGCGCCGCAAACCCAAGCGCAAGGCAAAAGCCAAACCCCGGAAACCCGCCGCCCGCAAAAAAGCCAGCGCCGCCTAG
- a CDS encoding HAD family phosphatase yields MLPHLLFDFGGVIIDIDYDATPAAMRRLSRDGSTIAFSQAQQAELFDKFETGHLSPAEFRTGLREAYDLDASDEALDAAWHAMLLDVPAERLALIGELRRQGHQTALLSNTNTLHIAEINQRLATKYGFRQGIADVLDRVFYSQEVGLRKPGEEIFRHALREMNWRPEDVLFIEDSPQHVATARRLGLRVLHLAPPLTLTTALPEALRVFPREYAPA; encoded by the coding sequence ATGTTACCTCACTTGCTCTTCGATTTTGGCGGCGTCATCATCGACATCGACTACGACGCCACCCCGGCCGCCATGCGGCGCCTGAGCCGGGACGGCAGCACCATTGCTTTCTCGCAGGCCCAGCAGGCCGAGCTCTTTGATAAGTTTGAAACCGGCCACCTCTCCCCCGCCGAGTTTCGGACCGGGCTGCGCGAGGCTTACGACCTTGACGCCTCCGATGAGGCCCTGGACGCGGCCTGGCATGCCATGCTGCTCGACGTGCCCGCCGAGCGCCTGGCCCTCATCGGCGAGCTGCGCCGGCAGGGCCACCAAACGGCCCTGCTCAGCAACACCAACACGCTGCACATTGCCGAAATCAACCAGCGCTTGGCTACCAAATATGGCTTCCGGCAGGGCATTGCCGACGTGCTCGACCGCGTGTTTTATTCGCAGGAAGTGGGCCTGCGCAAGCCGGGCGAGGAAATATTCCGGCACGCGCTGCGCGAAATGAACTGGCGGCCCGAAGACGTGTTGTTCATCGAGGACAGCCCGCAGCACGTGGCCACGGCCCGGCGGCTGGGGCTGCGGGTGCTGCACCTGGCCCCGCCCCTCACCCTCACCACCGCCCTGCCCGAAGCCCTCCGTGTCTTTCCCCGAGAATACGCCCCCGCCTGA
- a CDS encoding OmpA family protein — MKNTVSETVSFRFSRETIARLGTRLGEAAPDVDYALRDSVTLVLDKLSEKVGRGLTPEGLLTLVQEADAAQVLQHFAGQDPVGRHELGLNLLLDLLDGSYRATVTRIAAAAAIEPATSDALLQLAATAVLGVLGHAAAEKAFSPNEFAEWLHAEKANLAAAMLPAPVAVATLPLTGELGLHLSAEPPARLGPTRAAWAASAAPGGGRLPAYWQWGALLLLAVCLGYFFGRNTTSRDQPAAHSLAATSPAPAPATPARTAAFTPPETPPAAAPELVPEPAPTPALPAARPAPPAASRPVAAVAGRAPASKTARPATPRPAVIGNEPNGRYDQDRDTYIYDTGKPIMLVLADGSRQKVGANSTENRLYTFLSSPAFQVDSVNRTKGWINFDRINFESGKAQLTLESARQLGNIASILNTFPKSLVKIGGYTDSTGDAEANYQLSEDRARAAMHALTSLGVSPGRVQAKGYGPKYFVRPNTTLTNRAMNRRVSIRVLRK; from the coding sequence ATGAAAAATACTGTATCCGAAACGGTTAGCTTCCGTTTCAGCCGCGAAACCATTGCCCGGCTCGGCACCCGGCTCGGCGAAGCCGCCCCCGATGTGGACTATGCCCTGCGTGATTCGGTGACCCTGGTGCTCGATAAGTTGTCGGAGAAAGTGGGCCGTGGCCTCACCCCCGAAGGCCTGCTGACGCTGGTGCAGGAGGCCGACGCCGCGCAGGTGCTCCAGCACTTTGCCGGCCAGGACCCGGTGGGCCGCCACGAACTGGGCCTGAACCTGCTCCTCGACCTGCTCGACGGCTCCTACCGCGCCACCGTGACGCGCATTGCCGCTGCGGCGGCCATTGAGCCCGCGACCAGCGACGCGCTGCTGCAGCTGGCCGCCACCGCCGTGCTGGGCGTGCTGGGCCACGCCGCCGCCGAAAAAGCCTTCTCGCCCAACGAATTCGCCGAGTGGCTGCACGCCGAGAAGGCGAACCTTGCGGCGGCCATGCTGCCGGCTCCAGTCGCGGTTGCCACCTTGCCCCTGACTGGCGAGCTGGGCCTGCACCTCTCGGCCGAACCACCCGCACGGCTGGGCCCCACGCGGGCCGCCTGGGCGGCATCAGCCGCGCCCGGGGGCGGCAGGTTGCCGGCGTACTGGCAATGGGGGGCGCTGCTGTTGCTGGCCGTGTGCTTGGGGTACTTCTTTGGCCGCAACACAACCAGCCGCGACCAGCCGGCGGCCCACTCGCTGGCGGCAACCAGCCCAGCGCCCGCGCCGGCTACGCCCGCCCGCACCGCCGCTTTTACCCCGCCCGAAACGCCCCCAGCGGCGGCCCCGGAGCTAGTCCCGGAGCCGGCCCCAACCCCAGCATTGCCCGCGGCCCGACCCGCGCCACCCGCGGCCAGCCGGCCCGTGGCGGCAGTGGCCGGGCGCGCGCCGGCCAGCAAAACCGCGCGTCCGGCCACGCCCCGCCCGGCCGTCATCGGCAACGAGCCCAACGGGCGCTACGACCAGGACCGGGATACCTACATCTACGACACCGGTAAGCCCATTATGCTCGTCCTGGCCGATGGCAGCCGGCAGAAAGTGGGGGCCAATTCGACCGAAAACCGGCTGTATACCTTTCTATCTTCGCCAGCGTTCCAGGTCGACTCGGTGAACCGGACCAAGGGTTGGATTAACTTCGACCGCATCAACTTCGAAAGCGGCAAGGCCCAGCTCACGCTGGAATCGGCGCGTCAGCTGGGCAACATCGCCAGCATTCTCAACACGTTCCCCAAGTCCTTGGTGAAAATAGGCGGCTACACCGACAGCACCGGCGACGCGGAGGCGAACTATCAACTCAGCGAAGACCGCGCCCGCGCCGCCATGCACGCGCTGACCAGCCTGGGCGTGAGCCCCGGCCGTGTGCAAGCCAAAGGCTACGGCCCCAAATACTTCGTGCGGCCCAACACCACCCTCACCAACCGCGCCATGAACCGGCGCGTCAGCATCCGGGTGCTGCGCAAATAA
- a CDS encoding SDR family oxidoreductase, which produces MSLFDLTGKTAIVTGACGLIGRKHCEALANAGANVVVADLNAEACAAVAAELPGGIHLPLAVNVTDPASLAAARDRIMAQFGHIDVLVNNAAINDMFENPAMAADLSKFENFPLETFRQVLEVNVTGVFLAAQVFGTPMAQQGHGSIINVASTYGLVGPDQSIYRNEAGEQIFYKSPSYPTTKGAVVNFTRYLAAYWGAAGVRVNTLSPGGVENSQDEFFIKQYSAKTPLGRMATPTDYQGAVVFLASDASAYMTGANLVVDGGWTAI; this is translated from the coding sequence ATGAGCTTGTTTGACTTAACCGGTAAAACCGCCATCGTCACGGGCGCGTGCGGGCTCATCGGCCGCAAGCACTGCGAGGCCCTGGCCAATGCGGGCGCCAACGTGGTGGTGGCCGACCTCAATGCCGAAGCCTGCGCGGCGGTTGCAGCGGAGCTGCCCGGTGGCATTCACCTGCCGCTGGCGGTGAACGTGACCGACCCGGCCTCGCTGGCCGCGGCGCGTGACCGGATTATGGCCCAGTTCGGCCACATCGACGTGCTGGTGAACAATGCCGCCATCAACGACATGTTTGAGAATCCGGCCATGGCAGCCGACCTTTCAAAATTTGAGAACTTCCCGCTCGAAACCTTCCGTCAGGTACTGGAAGTGAACGTGACGGGGGTGTTTCTGGCGGCGCAGGTGTTCGGCACGCCCATGGCGCAGCAGGGCCATGGCAGCATCATCAACGTGGCCAGCACCTACGGCCTGGTGGGGCCTGACCAAAGCATCTACCGCAACGAGGCCGGCGAGCAAATCTTTTACAAATCACCCTCCTACCCCACCACCAAAGGCGCGGTTGTGAATTTCACCCGTTACCTGGCGGCCTACTGGGGCGCGGCCGGCGTGCGCGTGAACACCCTCTCGCCCGGCGGCGTGGAGAACAGCCAGGACGAATTTTTCATCAAGCAATACAGCGCCAAAACACCGCTGGGCCGCATGGCCACGCCTACCGATTACCAGGGCGCGGTGGTTTTCTTGGCTTCGGATGCGTCGGCTTACATGACCGGGGCCAACCTGGTAGTGGACGGCGGCTGGACGGCTATTTAA
- a CDS encoding aminotransferase class III-fold pyridoxal phosphate-dependent enzyme translates to MPNTVSSNENYPDITKSNELYARAQKIMTPVTQTLAKGPGQYTKGVSPKYVKRAKGSHIWDVDGNEYIDFQMGIGPISLGYAYPKVDDAIRAQLEDGITFSMMHELEVELSELIHEIIPNAESIRISKTGADVCSAAVRVSRAFTGRNKVLCCGYHGWHDWYIGTTSRDKGIPQESKDLVAAFEYNNLDSLKALLDDDVACVILEPFIFDAPKDNFLHEVARLCRENGTLLIFDEMWTGFRVAVGGAQEYFGITPDLAVYSKAFANGMPIALLTGRRDVMQLFEQDVFFFTTFGGEALSLAAAVATITEMREQNVPARLAEQGKKLKDGYNDIAAELGISQYTKCYGYDCRTIVTFDASAGNGMEIKAFVQQELFKRGIMWGGFHNMCFSHTNEDVAYTLSAYREVLPLLKEAIEAGDVASRLLGEPVEAVFRKVTNAAPVKAK, encoded by the coding sequence ATGCCCAACACCGTTTCTTCTAACGAGAATTACCCCGACATCACGAAGTCGAATGAGCTATATGCCCGCGCTCAGAAAATCATGACGCCCGTGACGCAGACGCTTGCCAAAGGCCCCGGCCAGTACACCAAGGGCGTGAGTCCCAAGTACGTGAAGCGCGCCAAAGGCTCCCATATCTGGGACGTGGACGGCAACGAGTACATTGACTTCCAGATGGGCATCGGCCCCATCTCGCTGGGCTACGCCTACCCGAAAGTAGACGACGCCATCCGGGCTCAGCTCGAAGACGGCATCACCTTCTCGATGATGCACGAGCTGGAAGTAGAGCTGTCGGAGCTGATTCACGAGATTATCCCGAACGCTGAAAGCATCCGCATCAGCAAGACGGGCGCCGACGTGTGCTCGGCGGCGGTGCGCGTATCGCGGGCCTTCACCGGGCGCAACAAGGTGCTGTGCTGCGGCTACCACGGCTGGCACGACTGGTACATCGGCACCACCAGCCGCGACAAGGGCATCCCGCAGGAAAGCAAGGACTTGGTGGCCGCTTTCGAGTACAATAACCTCGACTCGCTGAAGGCCCTGCTCGACGACGACGTGGCCTGCGTGATTCTGGAGCCTTTTATTTTTGATGCACCCAAGGACAACTTCCTGCACGAAGTGGCCCGGCTGTGCCGGGAAAACGGTACGCTGCTCATCTTCGATGAGATGTGGACCGGCTTCCGCGTGGCCGTGGGCGGCGCGCAGGAGTATTTCGGCATCACCCCCGATTTAGCGGTGTACTCCAAGGCATTTGCCAATGGCATGCCCATCGCCCTGCTCACCGGCCGCCGCGACGTGATGCAGCTGTTCGAGCAGGACGTCTTCTTCTTCACCACCTTCGGCGGCGAGGCGCTGAGCCTGGCCGCGGCCGTGGCCACCATCACCGAAATGCGCGAGCAGAACGTGCCCGCCCGCCTCGCCGAGCAAGGCAAAAAGCTCAAGGACGGCTACAACGATATCGCCGCCGAGCTGGGCATTAGCCAATACACCAAGTGCTACGGCTACGACTGCCGCACCATCGTCACCTTCGACGCCTCGGCTGGCAACGGCATGGAAATTAAGGCTTTTGTGCAGCAGGAGCTGTTTAAGCGCGGCATCATGTGGGGCGGCTTCCACAACATGTGCTTCTCGCACACCAACGAGGACGTGGCCTACACCCTCTCGGCCTACCGCGAGGTGCTGCCGCTGCTCAAGGAAGCCATCGAAGCCGGCGACGTGGCTTCGCGCCTGCTGGGCGAGCCGGTGGAAGCTGTGTTCCGCAAAGTGACGAATGCCGCACCGGTTAAAGCCAAATAG
- a CDS encoding glycosyltransferase family protein, with translation MPLPKILTVVQARMGSSRLPGKVLLPLAGEPLLVRMVQRVQRARLAGTVVVATTTAPADDAVAQLCAAHGLECFRGDALDLLDRHYQAARHYGADVVLKIPSDCPLIDPDVIDAVVGFYLDFTERYDFVSNLHPATFPDGNDVEVMPFEALETAWREAQRPLEREHTTPFFWENPERFRLGNVEWDAGLDYSMSHRWTIDYPEDYDFIKAVYEALYPTNPTFGLPDILALLEVRPDIARLNARYAGVNWYRNHLDELKTVDSSQTRKI, from the coding sequence ATGCCCCTTCCCAAGATTCTGACCGTTGTGCAGGCCCGCATGGGCTCGTCGCGCCTGCCGGGCAAGGTGCTGCTGCCGCTGGCCGGCGAGCCGCTGCTGGTGCGCATGGTGCAGCGGGTGCAGCGGGCCCGTCTGGCCGGCACCGTGGTCGTCGCCACCACCACCGCCCCCGCCGATGACGCCGTTGCGCAGCTGTGCGCCGCCCACGGCCTGGAATGCTTTAGAGGCGATGCCCTGGACCTGCTCGACCGCCATTATCAGGCCGCCCGCCACTACGGGGCCGATGTGGTACTGAAAATCCCTTCGGATTGCCCGCTCATCGACCCGGACGTGATTGATGCAGTGGTGGGCTTCTACCTCGATTTCACCGAGCGCTACGATTTCGTGAGCAACCTCCACCCCGCCACTTTCCCCGACGGAAACGATGTGGAAGTAATGCCCTTTGAAGCGCTCGAAACCGCCTGGCGAGAGGCCCAACGCCCGCTGGAACGCGAGCACACCACCCCGTTTTTCTGGGAAAACCCGGAGCGGTTCCGCCTCGGCAACGTGGAGTGGGACGCCGGCCTCGATTACTCGATGAGCCACCGCTGGACCATCGACTACCCCGAAGATTACGATTTCATAAAGGCTGTGTATGAGGCGTTGTATCCTACCAACCCGACCTTTGGCCTACCCGACATTCTGGCCTTACTCGAGGTGCGCCCCGACATCGCCCGACTTAATGCCCGCTACGCCGGCGTGAACTGGTACCGCAACCACTTGGATGAACTAAAGACGGTGGATTCATCGCAAACCCGCAAAATCTAG
- a CDS encoding N-acetylneuraminate synthase family protein → MQAVEIRKNRFIGAGHPAYIIAEIGINHNGSLDLAKQLISEAAKAGCDAVKFQKRTPELCVPKDQWEKQRDTPWGRMSYIDYKRKTEFGQAEYTAIDDYCRALGIDWFASCWDEPSVDFMEQFEPVMYKMASASLTDKPLLDRVRATGRPLMLSTGMSTLDEIHQAVKWVGLDKLMIAHSTSSYPCPPAELNLRMVPVLQGMFPGTPIGYSGHETGLATTVAAVTLGASFVERHFTLDRAMWGSDHAASVEPGGMAKLVRDIRDVEEGLGDGVKRVYDSELEPRARLRRELTPNQE, encoded by the coding sequence ATGCAAGCTGTTGAAATCCGCAAAAACCGATTCATTGGCGCGGGCCACCCGGCCTACATCATTGCCGAAATTGGCATCAACCACAACGGCTCGCTCGACCTGGCCAAGCAGCTCATCTCCGAAGCCGCCAAGGCCGGCTGCGATGCCGTGAAGTTCCAGAAGCGCACGCCCGAGCTGTGCGTGCCCAAAGACCAGTGGGAAAAGCAGCGCGACACCCCCTGGGGCCGCATGAGCTACATCGACTACAAGCGCAAAACCGAGTTCGGCCAGGCCGAGTACACGGCCATCGACGACTACTGCCGCGCCCTGGGCATCGATTGGTTTGCCTCGTGCTGGGACGAGCCGTCGGTGGATTTTATGGAGCAGTTTGAGCCGGTGATGTACAAGATGGCCTCGGCCTCGCTCACCGACAAGCCCCTGCTCGACCGCGTGCGCGCCACCGGCCGCCCGCTGATGCTGAGCACCGGCATGAGCACCCTGGATGAGATTCACCAGGCCGTGAAATGGGTGGGGCTGGATAAGCTGATGATTGCGCACTCCACATCCTCCTACCCCTGCCCGCCGGCCGAGCTGAACCTGCGCATGGTGCCCGTGCTGCAAGGCATGTTCCCTGGCACGCCCATCGGCTACTCGGGCCACGAAACCGGTCTGGCCACCACCGTGGCGGCCGTGACGCTGGGCGCCAGCTTCGTGGAGCGCCACTTCACGCTGGACCGCGCCATGTGGGGCTCCGACCACGCTGCCAGCGTGGAGCCCGGCGGCATGGCCAAGCTCGTGCGCGACATCCGCGACGTGGAAGAAGGCTTGGGCGACGGCGTGAAGCGCGTGTACGACTCCGAGCTGGAGCCCCGCGCCCGCCTGCGCCGCGAGTTGACGCCGAACCAGGAGTAG
- a CDS encoding 1-deoxy-D-xylulose-5-phosphate synthase N-terminal domain-containing protein gives MTPETQQKLEKLALKVREHIVRLSTDGGCFTGASLSCADLLVYLYSELLNVRPDNLTDPTRDYLFLSKGHDVPALYGTFVELGFLDKARLDQHLSTDDHIYWHPNRHVPGVEFHSGSLGHLPSVALGVAMDCKMRGQDNKVIVITGDGELNEGTVWESLLVASAHKVNNLTLVVDRNHFQANVATEDLIPLEPLAPKFEAFGCEVRRIDGHDFKQLEEAFSALPFSDSKPSVIICDTVRGRGLPSIEARADRWFCNFSSEEVEELLRELHSQVATTLTSETLTVR, from the coding sequence ATGACTCCTGAGACCCAACAGAAACTAGAGAAACTGGCCCTGAAGGTGCGCGAGCACATCGTGCGCCTGAGCACCGACGGCGGCTGCTTCACCGGTGCCTCGCTGAGCTGCGCCGACTTGCTGGTGTACCTCTACAGCGAGCTGCTGAACGTGCGGCCCGACAACCTGACCGACCCCACCCGCGACTACCTGTTCCTGAGCAAAGGCCACGACGTGCCCGCCCTCTACGGCACCTTTGTGGAGTTGGGCTTCCTCGATAAAGCCCGCCTCGACCAGCACCTGAGCACCGACGACCACATCTACTGGCACCCCAACCGCCACGTGCCGGGCGTGGAGTTCCACTCGGGCTCGCTCGGCCACCTGCCCAGCGTGGCCCTGGGCGTGGCCATGGACTGCAAAATGCGCGGCCAGGACAACAAGGTCATCGTCATTACCGGCGACGGCGAGCTGAACGAGGGCACCGTGTGGGAAAGCCTGCTGGTGGCCAGTGCCCACAAAGTCAATAACCTCACGCTGGTGGTCGACCGCAACCATTTCCAGGCCAACGTGGCCACCGAAGACCTGATTCCGCTGGAGCCGCTGGCGCCCAAGTTCGAGGCTTTTGGCTGCGAAGTGCGCCGCATTGATGGCCACGATTTCAAGCAATTGGAAGAAGCTTTCTCGGCCCTCCCCTTCTCGGATTCAAAGCCGTCCGTTATCATCTGCGACACGGTGCGCGGGCGCGGCCTGCCCAGCATCGAAGCCCGCGCCGACCGCTGGTTCTGCAACTTCTCTTCGGAAGAAGTGGAGGAGCTGTTGCGCGAGTTGCATAGCCAGGTGGCTACTACTCTGACGAGTGAAACGCTGACGGTACGATAA